One Capsicum annuum cultivar UCD-10X-F1 chromosome 2, UCD10Xv1.1, whole genome shotgun sequence genomic window carries:
- the LOC107861406 gene encoding uncharacterized protein LOC107861406 — translation MAFAISKESQKVSLSHNDHHERESGSAVISSQLYLKSSHQNLDKNVVLRRLRQHKCLQKVRANLKTALDSYSTMDHQHKWLEQGDVFCSP, via the coding sequence ATGGCTTTCGCAATATCCAAAGAGTCCCAGAAGGTGAGTTTATCACATAATGATCATCATGAGAGAGAGAGTGGAAGTGCAGTAATAAGTAGCCAGCTCTATCTGAAGTCATCCCATCAAAATCTTGACAAAAATGTTGTGCTGAGGAGACTTCGTCAGCACAAGTGCTTGCAAAAAGTTCGTGCAAATTTAAAGACTGCATTGGACAGTTATTCAACGATGGATCATCAACACAAGTGGCTTGAACAAGGCGATGTTTTCTGCTCCCCTTAG
- the LOC107860355 gene encoding wall-associated receptor kinase-like 14 isoform X2, with translation MVENQIITIRLVFSILLIWSTSASAVETNQTSKCNQYCGAGSNALRVHYPFGFSEGCRIRLNCTESTREIRIGEFTVQNMTSDTLMVNFPVNCSRPIEDLQQFDGNNYAMTWRNGLLLQNCKVPRSECTIPSELLSTRLNIPSCDSKKENVSCYSEARADYMEYTKLRDTGCAVVVSSILVGMDNDTKKSSAMFLEFQTLELAWGLEGDCACDDDADCTNVLLTGNRTGFRCRCKDGFIGDGFRGGDGCRRVSRCNPSRYLSGRCGGTTRIGVLVGGIFAGAGLMAALAILCCCMRRRSASLKKRMSAKRLLSEAAGGNSVPLFQYKEIERATNSFSEKQRLGIGAYGTVYAGKLHSDEWVAIKKLRHRDPDGVEQVMNEIKLLSSVSHPNLVRLLGCCIENGEQILVYEFMPNGTLAQHLQRERGSGLPWTIRLTIATETAHAIAHLHSAMNPPIYHRDIKSSNILLDYNFNSKVADFGLSRFGMMDDSHISTAPQGTPGYVDPQYHQNYHLSDKSDVYSFGVVLVEIITALKVVDFSRAHSEINLAALAIDRIGKGRVDEIIDPFLEPHRDAWTLSSVHRVAELAFRCLAFHRDMRPSMTEVADELEQIRLSSWASLEDNVCMTSSVNSSCSSPRSLSETSFRSTTTKKGVGSRRLIVPQKMANSLTPMEEIKDSSPVSVQDPWLSEESPPSTNRLLGNAGR, from the exons atggttGAAAATCAGATAATTACTATTCGCTTAGTCTTCTCAATTCTATTAATTTGGTCAACATCGGCATCGGCAGTTGAGACTAATCAAACAAGTAAATGCAATCAGTATTGCGGAGCTGGTTCTAATGCTCTGCGAGTTCATTATCCATTTGGGTTCTCAGAGGGATGTCGGATTCGTTTAAATTGTACTGAGAGTACCAGAGAAATCAGAATCGGAGAATTTACAGTACAGAATATGACTTCAGATACTCTAATGGTCAACTTCCCGGTAAATTGCAGCCGTCCGATTGAAGATCTTCAACAATTCGATGGAAACAACTATGCTATGACTTGGAGAAACGGACTTCTGTTACAAAACTGTAAAGTTCCAAGGAGCGAGTGTACTATACCATCTGAACTATTAAGTACCCGATTGAATATACCGTCGTGTGATTCGAAGAAAGAGAATGTTAGCTGTTATTCAGAAGCGAGAGCTGATTATATGGAGTACACGAAGCTGAGGGATACTGGATGTGCAGTTGTGGTTTCGTCTATATTGGTTGGTATGGATAATGATACAAAGAAGAGTTCTGCCATGTTCCTGGAGTTTCAGACGCTGGAATTGGCCTGGGGATTGGAAGGAGATTGTGCATGTGATGATGATGCAGATTGTACTAATGTTTTACTTACTGGGAACCGAACCGGTTTCCGGTGCCGGTGTAAAGATGGATTCATCGGTGATGGTTTTCGCGGCGGTGATGGCTGCCGGAGAG tttctagatgCAATCCTTCCAGATACCTCTCTGGCCGATGTGGTGGAACAACAAGAATTGGTGTGCTCGTTGGag GGATTTTTGCTGGAGCTGGTTTAATGGCTGCTTTGGCTATTCTCTGCTGCTGCATGCGGAGACGTTCTGCATCTCTGAAGAAAAGAATGAGCGCAAAGCGCCTTCTCTCTGAAGCTGCAGGCGGCAACAGTGTTCCTTTATTTCAATACAAAGAAATTGAGAGAGCAACAAATAGTTTCTCTGAGAAACAGAGGCTGGGAATAGGTGCTTATGGCACAGTTTATGCTGGTAAGCTCCACAGTGATGAATGGGTTGCAATTAAGAAACTAAGGCATCGAGATCCGGATGGTGTTGAACAAGTGATGAATGAGATTAAGCTTTTGTCCTCTGTAAGTCATCCAAATTTAGTCCGCCTCTTAGGTTGTTGTATCGAAAATGGTGAGCAGATTCTCGTTTATGAATTCATGCCCAACGGTACTCTAGCTCAGCATCTACAGAGAGAAAGGGGTTCAGGACTTCCATGGACAATACGCCTCACTATCGCCACAGAAACTGCTCATGCAATTGCTCACCTTCACTCAGCAATGAATCCACCAATATACCACAGGGATATCAAATCCAGTAACATACTTTTAGATTACAACTTCAACTCAAAGGTTGCGGACTTTGGTCTTTCCAGATTTGGCATGATGGATGATTCTCATATCTCTACAGCACCACAAGGTACTCCAGGTTATGTGGATCCTCAGTACCATCAGAATTACCATCTTTCAGATAAGAGTGATGTGTACAGCTTCGGGGTGGTTCTTGTAGAAATCATTACAGCATTGAAAGTGGTTGATTTCTCTCGAGCACACAGCGAGATTAACTTGGCTGCACTTGCAATAGACAGAATAGGGAAGGGTCGTGTGGATGAGATCATCGATCCATTCCTCGAGCCACACAGAGATGCATGGACTCTATCATCAGTTCATAGAGTTGCAGAGCTGGCTTTCAGATGCCTTGCATTTCATAGGGATATGAGGCCTTCAATGACAGAAGTGGCAGATGAGCTCGAACAGATCAGGCTCAGCAGTTGGGCATCATTGGAGGACAATGTATGTATGACTTCGTCAGTGAATTCCTCTTGCTCATCACCCCGTAGTTTGAGCGAGACATCTTTTCGTAGCACAACAACTAAGAAAGGGGTTGGGAGCAGGAGGTTGATTGTTCCACAGAAGATGGCGAATTCACTGACACCCATGGAAGAAATAAAGGACAGTTCCCCTGTTTCAGTGCAGGATCCTTGGTTAAGTGAAGAGAGCCCCCCTTCAACAAACAGATTATTAGGTAATGCTGGTCGATAA
- the LOC107860355 gene encoding wall-associated receptor kinase-like 14 isoform X1 yields the protein MVENQIITIRLVFSILLIWSTSASAVETNQTSKCNQYCGAGSNALRVHYPFGFSEGCRIRLNCTESTREIRIGEFTVQNMTSDTLMVNFPVNCSRPIEDLQQFDGNNYAMTWRNGLLLQNCKVPRSECTIPSELLSTRLNIPSCDSKKENVSCYSEARADYMEYTKLRDTGCAVVVSSILVGMDNDTKKSSAMFLEFQTLELAWGLEGDCACDDDADCTNVLLTGNRTGFRCRCKDGFIGDGFRGGDGCRRVSRCNPSRYLSGRCGGTTRIGVLVGVGIFAGAGLMAALAILCCCMRRRSASLKKRMSAKRLLSEAAGGNSVPLFQYKEIERATNSFSEKQRLGIGAYGTVYAGKLHSDEWVAIKKLRHRDPDGVEQVMNEIKLLSSVSHPNLVRLLGCCIENGEQILVYEFMPNGTLAQHLQRERGSGLPWTIRLTIATETAHAIAHLHSAMNPPIYHRDIKSSNILLDYNFNSKVADFGLSRFGMMDDSHISTAPQGTPGYVDPQYHQNYHLSDKSDVYSFGVVLVEIITALKVVDFSRAHSEINLAALAIDRIGKGRVDEIIDPFLEPHRDAWTLSSVHRVAELAFRCLAFHRDMRPSMTEVADELEQIRLSSWASLEDNVCMTSSVNSSCSSPRSLSETSFRSTTTKKGVGSRRLIVPQKMANSLTPMEEIKDSSPVSVQDPWLSEESPPSTNRLLGNAGR from the exons atggttGAAAATCAGATAATTACTATTCGCTTAGTCTTCTCAATTCTATTAATTTGGTCAACATCGGCATCGGCAGTTGAGACTAATCAAACAAGTAAATGCAATCAGTATTGCGGAGCTGGTTCTAATGCTCTGCGAGTTCATTATCCATTTGGGTTCTCAGAGGGATGTCGGATTCGTTTAAATTGTACTGAGAGTACCAGAGAAATCAGAATCGGAGAATTTACAGTACAGAATATGACTTCAGATACTCTAATGGTCAACTTCCCGGTAAATTGCAGCCGTCCGATTGAAGATCTTCAACAATTCGATGGAAACAACTATGCTATGACTTGGAGAAACGGACTTCTGTTACAAAACTGTAAAGTTCCAAGGAGCGAGTGTACTATACCATCTGAACTATTAAGTACCCGATTGAATATACCGTCGTGTGATTCGAAGAAAGAGAATGTTAGCTGTTATTCAGAAGCGAGAGCTGATTATATGGAGTACACGAAGCTGAGGGATACTGGATGTGCAGTTGTGGTTTCGTCTATATTGGTTGGTATGGATAATGATACAAAGAAGAGTTCTGCCATGTTCCTGGAGTTTCAGACGCTGGAATTGGCCTGGGGATTGGAAGGAGATTGTGCATGTGATGATGATGCAGATTGTACTAATGTTTTACTTACTGGGAACCGAACCGGTTTCCGGTGCCGGTGTAAAGATGGATTCATCGGTGATGGTTTTCGCGGCGGTGATGGCTGCCGGAGAG tttctagatgCAATCCTTCCAGATACCTCTCTGGCCGATGTGGTGGAACAACAAGAATTGGTGTGCTCGTTGGag TAGGGATTTTTGCTGGAGCTGGTTTAATGGCTGCTTTGGCTATTCTCTGCTGCTGCATGCGGAGACGTTCTGCATCTCTGAAGAAAAGAATGAGCGCAAAGCGCCTTCTCTCTGAAGCTGCAGGCGGCAACAGTGTTCCTTTATTTCAATACAAAGAAATTGAGAGAGCAACAAATAGTTTCTCTGAGAAACAGAGGCTGGGAATAGGTGCTTATGGCACAGTTTATGCTGGTAAGCTCCACAGTGATGAATGGGTTGCAATTAAGAAACTAAGGCATCGAGATCCGGATGGTGTTGAACAAGTGATGAATGAGATTAAGCTTTTGTCCTCTGTAAGTCATCCAAATTTAGTCCGCCTCTTAGGTTGTTGTATCGAAAATGGTGAGCAGATTCTCGTTTATGAATTCATGCCCAACGGTACTCTAGCTCAGCATCTACAGAGAGAAAGGGGTTCAGGACTTCCATGGACAATACGCCTCACTATCGCCACAGAAACTGCTCATGCAATTGCTCACCTTCACTCAGCAATGAATCCACCAATATACCACAGGGATATCAAATCCAGTAACATACTTTTAGATTACAACTTCAACTCAAAGGTTGCGGACTTTGGTCTTTCCAGATTTGGCATGATGGATGATTCTCATATCTCTACAGCACCACAAGGTACTCCAGGTTATGTGGATCCTCAGTACCATCAGAATTACCATCTTTCAGATAAGAGTGATGTGTACAGCTTCGGGGTGGTTCTTGTAGAAATCATTACAGCATTGAAAGTGGTTGATTTCTCTCGAGCACACAGCGAGATTAACTTGGCTGCACTTGCAATAGACAGAATAGGGAAGGGTCGTGTGGATGAGATCATCGATCCATTCCTCGAGCCACACAGAGATGCATGGACTCTATCATCAGTTCATAGAGTTGCAGAGCTGGCTTTCAGATGCCTTGCATTTCATAGGGATATGAGGCCTTCAATGACAGAAGTGGCAGATGAGCTCGAACAGATCAGGCTCAGCAGTTGGGCATCATTGGAGGACAATGTATGTATGACTTCGTCAGTGAATTCCTCTTGCTCATCACCCCGTAGTTTGAGCGAGACATCTTTTCGTAGCACAACAACTAAGAAAGGGGTTGGGAGCAGGAGGTTGATTGTTCCACAGAAGATGGCGAATTCACTGACACCCATGGAAGAAATAAAGGACAGTTCCCCTGTTTCAGTGCAGGATCCTTGGTTAAGTGAAGAGAGCCCCCCTTCAACAAACAGATTATTAGGTAATGCTGGTCGATAA
- the LOC107860356 gene encoding uncharacterized protein LOC107860356 — protein MASTTTSLTLRSLSPPSLLNANTTPPAKQTPMALPGRRQLISLVTATTVVKALEMPSKAADIGLFGLRKKLKKVEEEAEELVKEGFEAADKGIVAAEKGIVAAEKGIEAAEKGLVNAEKGIEAAEEKIESTVSFGGLAQAGAVAGAELVGVLVAGAVVNGILGPEAQKS, from the coding sequence ATGGCTTCCACTACTACCTCACTCACACTGCGCTCTCTCTCACCCCCTTCTCTGCTAAATGCAAACACAACTCCTCCTGCAAAGCAGACGCCGATGGCTCTTCCGGGGCGGAGGCAATTGATCTCTCTAGTAACGGCGACAACGGTAGTAAAAGCACTGGAAATGCCGTCAAAGGCTGCGGACATTGGCCTGTTTGGATTGCGAAAGAAGCTTAAGAAAGTAGAGGAGGAGGCAGAAGAATTAGTGAAGGAAGGATTCGAGGCAGCAGATAAAGGTATCGTAGCAGCAGAGAAGGGAATCGTAGCAGCAGAGAAGGGAATTGAAGCGGCGGAGAAAGGATTGGTGAATGCTGAGAAGGGAATAGAAGCAGCGGAGGAGAAGATCGAGAGTACCGTGAGTTTTGGTGGGTTGGCGCAAGCTGGAGCTGTGGCTGGAGCTGAATTAGTTGGAGTTTTGGTTGCTGGAGCTGTTGTTAATGGTATTTTAGGACCTGAAGCTCAAAAATCTTGA